DNA from Streptomyces sp. NBC_01476:
GATCGTCCGGGCGGTCGGCGGAGACCCGCAGTACGCGGTCGTAGAGCACCCACAGCACGTCGAGCGTTGAGGTGGCGGCCGGCCCGTGCTTCTCGTCGCCGGTCATCCGGGACATCAGTGGCCGCAGGTCGTCGTACGTACCCATGCGCCCGGTCGCCCGGGCCCCCGTCTCAGTCGTCATGCCACGACGATGCAACTTCAAGCCGGCTTGAAGTCAAGCTACGCTCGGCCGTATGGCGCTCTCCACCCGCGATCTGCTGCCCATCGGCGAGCTGGCCGCCCGCAGCGGCACGGCCGCGTCCGCACTGCGTTACTACGAGGAGATCGGCCTCATCCACGCCGAACGCACCGCCGGGGGCCAGCGCCGCTACCGGCGGGCCACCCTGCGCCGGCTCGCCTTCATCCGCGCCGCCCAGCGGATCGGCCTCACCCTGGACGAAGTCCGCGACTCCCTGGCCGGCCTGCCGCTCGACCACGTCCCCACCGCCGCGGAGTGGAACGCGGTCGCGACCACCTGGCAGCGCCGTATCGACGCGCAGATCGCCGACCTGCAGCGGCTGCGCGCCCGCCTGACCAGCTGCGTCGGCTGCGGGTGCCTTTCGCTGACGCGGTGCGGGCTCTACAACAGCGGGGATGCGGCGGCGGCACTGGGGCCGGGTGCGCGGTATCTCGTCGGGGACGAGCCGGGCGCCTCGTGAGGGGTGGGGGGAGGGGGCGCGGTGGGGGTGCCGGAGGGGGTGGGGACCTTGCGGGAGGGGCGGTGGCCCTTGCGGGAGGGGCGCGGCCCTTGCGGGAGGGGGCGGTGGCCCGAGCTTCCGCGACTTCCGCGACTTCCGCGACTTCCGCAGCCCCCGCGATTCCCGCAGCTCCCGTAGGTTCCGCGGGTCCCGCAGCTCGTGCCGCTTCCGCGGGTCGCAGCCCCCCGCGACTTCCGCAGCTCATGCTGCTCCCGCGAGCCCCGCGGTCAGAGCCCTTCCACCTTGAACGGATCGTGCTCCGTGAGCAGCTTGTCGAGCCGGGCCTGGTCCACCCGGCTGACCATTTGCCCGACCTCCTGCCGGTCGCGGATCACCTTCGACAGCGTGAACGCCGCCGTCACCACGTACAGCAACCCCACCCCCAAGAACGC
Protein-coding regions in this window:
- the soxR gene encoding redox-sensitive transcriptional activator SoxR translates to MALSTRDLLPIGELAARSGTAASALRYYEEIGLIHAERTAGGQRRYRRATLRRLAFIRAAQRIGLTLDEVRDSLAGLPLDHVPTAAEWNAVATTWQRRIDAQIADLQRLRARLTSCVGCGCLSLTRCGLYNSGDAAAALGPGARYLVGDEPGAS
- a CDS encoding YiaA/YiaB family inner membrane protein, with protein sequence MAKVIAQQTTAAYAAQAAISFGVALGAMVIGVAYLPVGGWVRAFLGVGLLYVVTAAFTLSKVIRDRQEVGQMVSRVDQARLDKLLTEHDPFKVEGL